A DNA window from Pyrus communis chromosome 3, drPyrComm1.1, whole genome shotgun sequence contains the following coding sequences:
- the LOC137729535 gene encoding probable arabinosyltransferase ARAD1 yields the protein MAVKSTPTTTASSSVCSVPTLFFAFTLLCALSLSLFFLSNPSPSSSPPPSCSSFISQNAPFSPQNSLKVYVADLPRSLNYGLLEKYWASGPDSRLHTDVDHQIPDTHLPKNLEFPPYPENPLIKQYSAEYWILGDLMTPQEHRTGSFASRVFDAAEADVVFVPFFATLSAELQLATARGVFRKKAGNEDYERQRQVVDFVKNTEAWKRSGGRDHVFVLTDPVAMWHVRAEIAPAVLLVVDFGGWYRLESKSLNGNSSDVIQHTQVSLLKDVIVPYTHLLPRLQLIENKKRPTLLYFKGAKHRHRGGLVREKLWDLVVNEPDVIMEEGFPNATGREQSIKGMRTSEFCLHPAGDTPTSCRLFDAIQSLCIPVIVSDNIELPFEGMVDYSEFSVFVAVDDALKPNWLLSHLRTFSREQRDRFRRKMAQFQPMFEYDNGHPGGIGPIPPDGAVNHVWKKIHQKLPMIKESIVRERRKPPGVSVPRRCHCT from the exons ATGGCAGTGAAGAGCACCCCCACAACGACAGCTTCTTCATCCGTATGCTCTGTTCCCACTCTCTTCTTCGCATTCACTCTCCTCTgcgctctctctctttctctcttcttcctctccaatCCTTCACCTTCttcctctcctcctccttcttgcTCTTCTTTCATTTCCCAGAACGCGCCTTTCTCTCCCCAAAATTCCCTCAAAGTCTACGTAGCAGACCTCCCCAGATCCCTCAACTATGGCCTCCTCGAAAAATACTGGGCCTCCGGGCCCGATTCCCGCCTCCACACCGACGTTGACCACCAAATCCCAGACACCCATTTGCCCAAAAACCTTGAATTTCCACCCTATCCCGAGAATCCATTGATCAAACAGTACAGCGCCGAGTACTGGATTTTGGGGGACCTGATGACCCCTCAGGAGCACAGAACTGGGTCATTTGCCAGCCGGGTTTTCGATGCCGCCGAAGCCGACGTTGTTTTCGTGCCCTTTTTCGCGACCTTGAGCGCCGAATTGCAGCTGGCTACGGCTAGAGGGGTGTTTAGGAAGAAGGCTGGGAATGAGGACTATGAGAGGCAGAGGCAAGTGGTGGACTTTGTGAAGAACACTGAGGCTTGGAAAAGGTCAGGTGGAAGAGACCATGTGTTTGTGCTTACTG ACCCGGTGGCAATGTGGCACGTTCGTGCAGAGATAGCCCCGGCGGTTCTTCTCGTTGTAGATTTTGGAGGGTGGTACAGACTTGAATCCAAGTCATTAAATGGCAACTCATCAGATGTGATTCAGCACACACAAGTGTCACTACTCAAAGATGTCATTGTGCCCTACACCCATCTACTTCCTCGATTGCAACTGATAGAAAACAAGAAGCGTCCTACTCTACTTTATTTCAAGGGAGCTAAACATAGGCACCGG GGGGGCTTAGTTCGAGAAAAATTGTGGGACTTGGTGGTTAACGAGCCAGATGTTATCATGGAAGAAGGCTTCCCTAACGCCACTGGGAGGGAGCAGTCTATAAAAGGGATGAGAACTTCAGAGTTTTGCTTGCACCCAGCTGGGGACACTCCCACTTCATGTCGGCTGTTTGATGCGATTCAAAGTCTTTGTATACCCGTTATTGTCAGCGACAACATAGAACTTCCTTTCGAAGGGATGGTAGATTATTCAGAGTTTTCAGTTTTCGTGGCAGTTGATGATGCATTGAAACCGAACTGGCTTTTGAGCCATCTTAGGACCTTTAGTAGAGAGCAGAGGGATAGATTTCGTCGGAAAATGGCTCAGTTTCAGCCCATGTTTGAGTATGACAATGGTCATCCTGGTGGCATCGGGCCAATTCCTCCCGACGGTGCAGTGAACCACGTGTGGAAGAAGATACATCAAAAGTTGCCAATGATTAAGGAATCAATCGTTCGTGAAAGGAGAAAACCACCCGGCGTTTCAGTTCCACGCCGTTGCCACTGTACTTAA
- the LOC137729884 gene encoding uncharacterized protein yields the protein MSLACLVCSAESPSHSFRSYSVSSTENDGRCSAIANCLTRRPSLPLPTHSNIASSRVTPQPTLSNGGSIPGTPRLVRSRAVRRDIVRDWNFDEAVMGR from the coding sequence ATGAGCTTGGCATGCCTTGTGTGCAGCGCAGAAAGTCCATCACACTCTTTTAGGAGTTACTCTGTATCAAGCACAGAAAACGATGGAAGATGTTCTGCTATTGCCAACTGCTTAACACGGAGGCCATCTCTTCCACTGCCAACACATTCCAACATTGCATCATCCAGAGTAACCCCGCAACCAACTCTTTCAAATGGTGGTTCCATACCAGGTACCCCAAGGCTAGTGCGAAGCCGGGCTGTGAGAAGGGATATCGTGAGAGACTGGAACTTTGACGAGGCTGTGATGGGGCGTTAG